A region of the Terriglobia bacterium genome:
CACAGGGCCCCGACTATGGTCTATTCCCAATTTGGGAAAGGCTTCAAAGAGCATTGCTTCGCATCAACGATCAACTGCCGCACTCGGCGGCGACGCTCGTAGAGCAGGTCCTTAAGACGTGAAATCCGGTCCGGCTCGTCACCGCACCACTCACGAGGGACCCCGTGAAGGCACTCGTCGAGTTCCGCCGTCCCGATGTTTTCAATCCGAGACAAGTACGGCTCAAACGACTGGAATCCCCGGACACTCTCGTACACCAAACGCCTCGGATAAAGGCTCCGGATGGGGCTGTCCGGGAAGTTCCATTCGCCGTCGTTAAAGCAGAATCCCTGATCGATGAGCGTGGCGGAATAACGGCTTCCCTGCTCGTCCACGGCCCGATAGAAGATCACCTGGCGACCGTCGCAGTTGCACGTCCACTTGTCCAGCACGTACGCGCCCAGAAAAACAGATGCCAGGCTCGAAACCCGGCGCAGCAGCCGGTCAGGAAGAAAATCCACCACCAGTGTTTGGCTGGGAGCGCCTGGGAACCTGGAGCCAAAGTGCACTCCCGCGACGCACGGCTCTTCGCGGCCCGCCGTCTGGAACCTCAGCAGTGGAGTTCCGGAAATGAGATTCTGCGAAACCTGGACGAACGCCGTGCCAGGGACCGGCAAACCTATGAGGGCAGCCAGTCGGCCGGCTAACATCTCGTTGGCGAGAATCCTGATGTGCTGGGGATTGTTCCTGAACTTAACAACGTAGGTCTGGCCGTCATCGCAACCCATCAGGAACGGCTGCGAACCACCCCGCATCCGGCGGATGCATTCCACTGCCACGACGTTCCGGGCCTCAAAGGATTCATTGAGTCCGGATTGCAGGGACTGAGGCGAGGTAAGCGCAACTCCCTCGGAGTTGATTCCAGTACCGAAATTGCCGGGACCGTCAGGCATCCCTGGAAAGTGTCAAGCCCCCTTCTGTAGATTCACGGCACGTTTGGGAAGGCATTTTCACTTCCCGGATTCGTCCTCCCAGCACAATCCGCCGATACACGCATCGGGCAGGAAATTCGCCCCTCAAGTGCAGCGGCAAGCCAGCCCGACATACTCCCTGCCACCCGTTGCAGCCGTTTCAAACGTTGATCCAGCGCCAATACAATCAACCCCGGCGCTTCGCCTTTTTCCTGCCGGCCTGTTTTTTGGCCCCCTTGGATTTCGAAGGCCGTTTGGGCTGCGCAGATCTCTTGGTTTTTGAGACCTTCTTAGGCTTGCTGGATTTCCTGGGCTTCGCCCTCTTCTTGGGTTTTGCTTTTGGTTTTGCCTTTGGCTTTGCTTTTGGTTTTGCCTTCGGTTTTGGCGTTGGCGTCGGCTTTCTCTCCCTCACCCTGGGACGGGCAGGCTCCGGCGCCTTGGCGGGAGCAGGCGCGGCGGGGGCCGGAGCCGGTGGAGCTTCCACCCCCGCGGAACCAACCTCTACATCCTCGGATTCGTAGGTTATTTCCTCGTCGAGGTCGTCGAGGTCGCTCCCTGCACCCTCTTCCTCCGATTCTTTTTCGTAGTCCGAAGAGACTTCATCTCCGTACTCTTCCAACTCTTCGCCGGGCTCATTTGCTTCGTCGTCGAACCGCATGAAATCCTCCTCTTAGCGTCATCTCCCGTCAGAAACCACACCCAACCTGATGCGCGCAATGCACCGTAAACAAAAGTTCTCTTGGCCAAGATGTATACCACCGGACAAACGCTGTCAAGAGGGATCATCGTAATGACCGCGCCGAGATCACTCCGAAGCCCCGTAGAGGGCTAAAATCTGCCCGGGCGCGATGAGGGAGCTATCCAGGTGGTTCCATTCACGGATTTGCGCGACCGTCACATTGAAATGATCTGCTATGACGCCAAGAGTATCACCTTTACGGATTCGATAATGAAGAACAGAGGCACGGCTGTCCTGATTGTCGCCGACAGGCCGGTTTGAGGCGGCGTTCTTACTGCGGCCCCCACGGCCAACTTTGAGGGTTTGTCCCTCGACAAGGGTGGATCCTCGTAAGTTGTTCCAGCGGCGAAGGTTTTCGATGCTTACATGAAAGCGCCGGGCGATATCTCCGAGGGTGTCGCCCCTCCGAATCCGGTAGGTTTCAACGCCCTCGCGCACCTCCGCTCGGTATTCGCCCGAGGTCTCCGGGGCGGGTCCGCCATGGGCAAATACATGCAAGGTCCTACCGGCAATGATTCGCGAGCCACGCAGGTGGTTCCAGGTGCGGAGGCTTGCAACGGTGACATGAAAGCG
Encoded here:
- a CDS encoding HipA family kinase, encoding MPDGPGNFGTGINSEGVALTSPQSLQSGLNESFEARNVVAVECIRRMRGGSQPFLMGCDDGQTYVVKFRNNPQHIRILANEMLAGRLAALIGLPVPGTAFVQVSQNLISGTPLLRFQTAGREEPCVAGVHFGSRFPGAPSQTLVVDFLPDRLLRRVSSLASVFLGAYVLDKWTCNCDGRQVIFYRAVDEQGSRYSATLIDQGFCFNDGEWNFPDSPIRSLYPRRLVYESVRGFQSFEPYLSRIENIGTAELDECLHGVPREWCGDEPDRISRLKDLLYERRRRVRQLIVDAKQCSLKPFPNWE